In one window of Branchiostoma floridae strain S238N-H82 chromosome 14, Bfl_VNyyK, whole genome shotgun sequence DNA:
- the LOC118429865 gene encoding uncharacterized protein LOC118429865, with amino-acid sequence MCSIGGTSFQWSPLPSPCTQCMKRRRTEFSPALLNKTGDVVRRESTFQSVRTTTSLTKPTRDTSSIEQRNAKVTSFGSKGKPKPTNGKTAKAPQATSAGDTKKKTTLQENDIEEAARNLSHDQGVRSDLPLRSLKSQGAIKMAGLQDSMHKNAERDQLKYQAIKERGPGGDVKLLASQTAGRKSLPSSVKPKERSTTTNELGRPCRVAPLFKKTASSVRTNVVPGPSTSKAKLKDATGKGQVKSGETGTLRSCPMCQEAFPPGMSQLETDGHIAACLSASSEDIMW; translated from the exons ATGTGTTCCATAGGAGGAACTTCGTTCCAGTGGTCGCCCCTCCCTTCACCATGTACACAGTGCATGAAGAGGAGACGGACCGAGTTTAGTCCTGCGCTGTTGAACAAAACTGGAGATGTGGTAAGAAGAGAGAGTACATTTCAGTCTGTGCGCACTACTACATCGCTGACAAAACCAACTCGTGATACATCAAGTATTGAACAGCGAAATGCAAAAGTGACGTCATTTGGTAGCAAAGGAAAACCCAAACCAACAAATGGGAAGACAGCGAAAGCACCGCAGGCAACTTCAGCCGGAGACACCAAAAAGAAAACGACTTTGCAAGAAAATGACATTGAGGAGGCAGCGCGAAATCTAAGCCACGACCAGGGAGTTCGCTCTGATTTGCCGTTACGTTCTCTTAAAAGTCAAGGAGCCATAAAAATGGCCGGTCTGCAGGATTCAATGCATAAAAATGCGGAGAGGGACCAGCTAAAATATCAAGCTATCAAAGAGCGGGGTCCAGGGGGAGACGTGAAGCTATTAGCGAGTCAAACGGCGGGTCGGAAAAGTCTTCCGTCTTCAGTGAAACCAAAAGAGAGAAGTACAACTACAAATGAGTTAGGGAGGCCATGTCGGGTCGCTCCTCTCTTCAAGAAAACTGCTTCAAGTGTGCGAACAAATGTGGTACCTGGCCCATCGACGTCTAAGGCAAAATTGAAGGATGCAACTGGAAAAGGGCAGGTGAAAAGTGGGGAAACAGGAACCCTGCGGTCGTGCCCCATGTGCCAAGAGGCGTTTCCTCCTGG AATGAGTCAGTTGGAGACAGACGGTCACATCGCGGCCTGTCTGTCCGCTAGCAGTGAGGACATCATGTGGTGA